The Leptospira johnsonii genome window below encodes:
- the der gene encoding ribosome biogenesis GTPase Der yields the protein MSSKKRVPIISIVGRQNVGKSTLFNALLKKKLAITEDYPGVTRDVLRARVLNPEKGLDFILADTPGLDIERPEGLEEAVLENAFRQVAESDLVVFLLDLKEVTSYDSRLIDKFRKDPELNQIPALYCVNKVDHPEDEEDLDSFYKMGLSEILPISAIGRRNLPLLLEKIAFLLPNAKRKNQTSEEGETTPTEDFSLAIVGKPNAGKSSLLNALCGYDRAVVSEVAGTTRDSVDTTVTFEGKKIRITDTAGIRRKSDKAEALEFYSYQRTKRTIENSDVVIHLLDALKGFGEFDKKIVGMLQEEGKPFLLAVNKWDAIEDKDNDSFKNYQERLYSRFPLLKEIQIITLSAKEKQRIHKMMEMTIDLASRSKKKISTSELNQSLRAWMAEAGRSFSANKPPKMLYCTQVSVSPFHLILFVNHIDYFKSNLLTFIKKKLTEKYNLKGIPIRLELRSDRK from the coding sequence ATGTCCTCCAAAAAAAGAGTTCCGATAATAAGTATCGTAGGACGCCAGAATGTTGGTAAGTCCACGTTATTCAACGCGCTTCTGAAAAAGAAATTAGCGATCACAGAAGATTATCCTGGCGTAACCCGAGACGTTCTTCGTGCCAGGGTTTTAAATCCGGAGAAGGGCCTGGACTTTATCCTCGCCGATACTCCCGGTCTAGACATAGAAAGACCTGAAGGTCTGGAAGAAGCAGTTCTCGAGAACGCTTTCAGACAAGTTGCAGAATCCGACCTAGTAGTTTTTCTTTTGGATCTAAAAGAAGTTACTTCTTACGATTCCAGGCTCATCGATAAATTCAGAAAAGATCCTGAGCTAAACCAGATCCCTGCGTTATACTGCGTTAACAAAGTGGATCATCCTGAAGATGAAGAGGACCTAGATTCTTTTTATAAGATGGGCTTGTCGGAGATCCTACCGATTTCCGCGATAGGTAGAAGGAACCTTCCGCTTCTTTTGGAAAAGATCGCATTCTTACTTCCAAACGCAAAACGAAAGAACCAAACCTCCGAAGAAGGAGAGACTACTCCTACGGAAGATTTCAGCCTCGCCATCGTAGGAAAACCGAACGCCGGAAAATCCAGTTTATTAAATGCCCTTTGCGGATATGATAGAGCGGTTGTGAGCGAGGTTGCGGGAACTACCAGAGACTCTGTAGATACAACAGTTACCTTCGAAGGTAAAAAGATCCGTATCACAGACACTGCAGGTATCCGAAGAAAATCGGATAAGGCAGAAGCTTTGGAATTTTATTCTTACCAAAGAACAAAAAGGACAATCGAGAATTCGGATGTGGTCATCCATCTTTTGGACGCACTTAAAGGTTTCGGAGAATTCGACAAAAAGATCGTAGGAATGCTCCAAGAAGAAGGAAAACCTTTCCTACTCGCCGTAAACAAATGGGACGCTATAGAAGATAAGGATAATGATTCCTTTAAAAACTACCAAGAACGTTTGTATTCCAGATTTCCTCTTCTAAAAGAAATACAGATCATCACCTTAAGCGCTAAGGAAAAGCAGAGGATCCATAAGATGATGGAGATGACCATAGATCTGGCATCTCGCTCTAAGAAAAAGATCTCCACTTCCGAATTGAATCAGTCTCTTAGGGCATGGATGGCGGAAGCGGGTAGGTCCTTCTCCGCTAATAAACCTCCTAAGATGTTGTATTGTACACAAGTTTCCGTTTCTCCGTTCCATTTGATCTTATTCGTGAACCATATCGATTATTTCAAATCCAACCTATTAACATTCATTAAGAAGAAGCTGACCGAAAAGTATAATCTAAAGGGCATTCCCATCCGTTTGGAATTGAGGTCCGATCGAAAATGA
- a CDS encoding acyl-CoA thioesterase has product METAGTQKIREGHKHSLNVRWDELDANRHVNNKNYQGYLDEARMRAMRDWGAPMEEFADKGFGPVILNLNLKFVKEISYPEEITIESDLVLTSPTRAVFEQKILLSNGKVACQASTEWTLLDLNRKRPAKFLEVLSVV; this is encoded by the coding sequence ATGGAAACTGCGGGAACACAAAAGATCAGAGAAGGTCATAAACATTCTTTGAACGTAAGATGGGATGAGTTAGATGCGAACAGACATGTGAATAATAAGAACTATCAGGGTTATTTAGATGAGGCCAGAATGAGAGCCATGAGAGATTGGGGAGCTCCTATGGAAGAATTTGCTGACAAAGGTTTTGGTCCTGTGATCTTAAATTTGAATCTAAAATTTGTAAAAGAGATCTCTTATCCGGAAGAAATCACCATCGAATCGGATCTGGTTTTAACTTCTCCCACAAGAGCTGTATTTGAACAAAAAATACTTTTGTCAAACGGCAAAGTTGCCTGCCAAGCAAGCACAGAGTGGACTTTATTAGATCTGAACAGAAAACGTCCTGCGAAATTTTTAGAAGTTCTTTCCGTAGTTTAG
- a CDS encoding DMT family transporter yields MFQNQSIKFFILLVIAMVSWGFAWPSAKSIVGTEPPIVIVFWRFLATAISLVPILIIRKESIALPDKKGLLQVAIGAVLYTIYNQFFLLGLKQGLAGAGGVLVTTMNPIFTYILVHTFQKKLPSGKEFVGLFIGLTGGFFLLKIWEGDWTLLFQSGNVYFLLCAFSWAILSMNSHSTGQRMSPMVYSFYVFSIGTILDLFLAFPYDLGGVMDNDWNFWVQLLYLSVISTTFGTTVYFYASSRLGSRTASSFIFLVPVTALLGSWIFLGEEPKLSTLLGGVFAISSVIILNRTQGKKEEVSAVEEELEVPN; encoded by the coding sequence ATGTTCCAAAATCAATCTATAAAATTCTTTATCCTACTCGTGATTGCCATGGTGAGTTGGGGATTCGCTTGGCCTTCTGCAAAATCGATTGTGGGCACAGAACCTCCAATCGTGATCGTATTCTGGAGATTCTTAGCGACCGCAATTTCACTGGTCCCGATCCTCATCATAAGAAAGGAATCAATTGCCTTACCGGACAAAAAAGGATTACTACAAGTTGCAATAGGCGCTGTCTTATACACCATATACAATCAGTTTTTCTTATTGGGGCTTAAGCAAGGACTAGCCGGAGCAGGTGGGGTATTAGTCACCACAATGAATCCGATCTTTACTTATATCTTAGTCCATACCTTCCAGAAAAAACTTCCTTCCGGAAAAGAATTTGTAGGTTTGTTCATAGGATTAACCGGTGGATTCTTTCTCTTAAAAATTTGGGAAGGAGATTGGACACTCTTATTCCAATCAGGGAACGTTTACTTTCTTCTTTGTGCGTTTAGTTGGGCAATTCTAAGTATGAATAGTCATAGCACTGGACAAAGAATGTCTCCGATGGTGTACAGCTTTTATGTATTCAGCATCGGAACGATCTTAGATCTATTTCTCGCATTTCCTTACGATCTAGGCGGAGTAATGGACAATGATTGGAATTTTTGGGTCCAACTACTTTATCTTTCCGTAATATCCACAACCTTTGGTACCACAGTGTATTTTTATGCTTCCAGTAGATTGGGATCAAGAACCGCGAGTTCTTTTATCTTCCTCGTGCCTGTGACAGCACTCTTAGGAAGTTGGATCTTTTTGGGAGAAGAGCCTAAATTAAGTACATTACTCGGCGGAGTGTTCGCGATCTCGTCTGTGATCATATTGAACAGGACCCAGGGAAAAAAAGAAGAAGTTTCGGCGGTCGAAGAAGAATTGGAAGTTCCGAATTAA
- a CDS encoding TetR/AcrR family transcriptional regulator, with amino-acid sequence MRISAESAKEKRHTLILKGIDRFRKFGYSATGIQEISDEAKIPKASFYNYFPTKQDFASEALEYYSENAILWNEQILQKTKEDPISSLLNLYKERIKLEEKLLKKGVSCLVNVFGQELGHSETSLQTPLKNYFDSALEQLVAVIQKARSFKKLNIPGSDSEFALFLESSWRGALLVGRAIGSLEPVENFYKILIQILNPKD; translated from the coding sequence ATGAGAATTAGTGCAGAATCGGCCAAGGAGAAGAGGCATACTCTTATTCTGAAAGGGATCGATCGTTTTCGTAAGTTCGGATATTCCGCAACAGGTATCCAAGAAATCTCGGATGAGGCCAAAATCCCAAAGGCCTCCTTTTATAATTATTTTCCTACCAAGCAGGATTTTGCTTCTGAAGCCTTGGAATATTATTCTGAAAATGCAATCTTATGGAATGAGCAAATCCTTCAAAAAACGAAAGAGGATCCGATCTCTTCTCTTTTAAATCTATATAAGGAAAGGATCAAGTTGGAGGAAAAACTCCTAAAAAAAGGTGTTTCCTGTCTTGTCAATGTATTCGGTCAGGAGCTGGGACATTCTGAAACTTCTCTCCAAACACCACTCAAAAACTATTTCGATTCTGCTCTAGAACAACTAGTAGCTGTCATCCAGAAAGCAAGATCATTCAAAAAACTGAATATTCCTGGCTCTGATAGCGAATTTGCTTTGTTTCTGGAATCCTCTTGGAGAGGCGCTCTTCTTGTAGGTAGAGCGATCGGTTCTTTAGAGCCGGTAGAGAACTTTTATAAAATTCTAATACAAATTTTAAACCCTAAGGATTAA
- the plsY gene encoding glycerol-3-phosphate 1-O-acyltransferase PlsY, which yields MNELYIVFPPASFLLGSVPFGFLAAKYKGIDIRQKGSGNIGATNVTRLLGWKIGLPVLLLDIFKGAIFPLLIRILFGESNELLALICGVAAVLGHMFSPFLKFKGGKGVATSFGVFAVLAPGPILVTLMVFLSLKKIFGFVSIGSIGGAITLPISYYILSLIDGKSFNTPIFWAIVCISFTILVLHRTNLIRLIKGQEFASDKEKYSKDQE from the coding sequence ATGAACGAGCTGTATATCGTTTTCCCGCCTGCTTCTTTTCTCTTGGGTTCTGTTCCTTTCGGATTTTTAGCTGCAAAGTATAAGGGGATCGATATTCGACAAAAAGGAAGCGGCAATATCGGAGCAACCAATGTGACAAGATTGCTTGGTTGGAAAATCGGTTTGCCCGTCCTGCTTTTGGATATTTTTAAAGGTGCGATCTTTCCGCTTTTGATCCGGATCTTATTCGGAGAATCTAATGAACTTTTGGCATTGATCTGCGGAGTGGCTGCAGTTCTCGGTCATATGTTCTCTCCCTTCTTAAAGTTTAAAGGGGGGAAGGGAGTGGCCACAAGCTTCGGCGTATTTGCAGTACTCGCTCCCGGACCGATACTCGTCACATTGATGGTATTCTTAAGTTTGAAAAAGATCTTCGGGTTTGTGTCCATCGGTTCCATAGGAGGAGCCATCACTCTTCCTATTTCCTACTATATACTTTCTTTGATAGACGGTAAAAGTTTTAACACTCCTATCTTTTGGGCGATCGTATGTATCAGTTTTACGATCTTGGTACTTCATAGGACCAATTTGATCCGATTGATCAAAGGGCAGGAATTCGCTTCCGATAAAGAGAAGTATTCTAAAGACCAAGAATAA
- a CDS encoding vWA domain-containing protein, whose protein sequence is MDTISIAGIKVPKSKLGNNSGSLGSDLVETDSTIRNLQNILYPLLESRPVLLVGDAGVGKNALIYYINFKRNHPTARFSFNEDTLPEDLIGSYRLLLDGKGFAWGDGPLTSAVRSGASFVADEMNLCPPHIIKRFSTVYESNYLELIEGDGSRIHGAEGFNFIGTQNPSEGFEGRKPLPFDITRYYSTVFIDPHTPDEILFILGKLYPNMNADILKSCIRVSLETESKVVSGTLGKGDLEKYHFNIRNLKKLCNRILALKADQPELRFRELWNFYVEPFRKEEDRNSQIELLLKETGLKSKPNLPEPKFEVHKSSLFCNDKEIHITNEKTAKEILSSIPMPLKLREFAEKVYSAVQFKENVLIEYSEEQDPQLILPLFTEISGVPLEAVHLCKGIHTADIIGALKPIVGSQVGWVDGPLTKGIREGGNILITNLEAAGAELVEKLNMLTDDARALVLPPESSEDKPLSLKEDSRIFALKLFRKTKSTPTISRAFRNRFTSVLFPELEDNATLQEILNFYLPEGDLVSKMAEFHTKIKDLSKKRTIGSANLMPYTFGLSNLLQWKDHILRYAEESLGKDGLREIAVRGGRIAYTNQVSDPGERKELERILEFSLSGIEIVSDFFQTLEDKKKKTLTPSTEIEKKRWWDPELHKREPITGKAELKNSGRELREGLEINTPETGGQRKEGPDAWYGQETRGNMGQGEPAGGGGAWGYRTEELYKAFLAKRRILWEYTIQTSIKEFKEVFGRSLEEVELNLERLFDPEIDINRMYRSEGSRIDTRKYISFLSGKGDSKVFDKTTIDKDEEKLKGVEVAFLVSKSRRIFNFEYSVATLSAMLSSAHILDEHDVNFSVTAYSDRMNRKDRIDLVQVKRMDEYFDSKKEEEMFDSLRSDWQGDAIEEYQLLEQIESYFSPEAQTKILVMISDFRGQRGKTEIEQEIQSRDNKRLKAEILKHSNKNYVFLGVGLGRRYIAEHLFPDSIQITSENFYNMPNLIGAELGRLILTHHSSR, encoded by the coding sequence ATGGATACAATTTCAATCGCCGGCATCAAAGTACCTAAGTCTAAATTAGGAAATAACTCCGGCTCATTAGGTTCCGATCTGGTGGAAACAGATTCCACAATCCGGAATTTGCAAAATATTCTGTATCCTCTTCTGGAATCTCGTCCAGTGCTTCTTGTAGGTGATGCCGGGGTTGGTAAGAACGCACTCATCTACTATATCAATTTTAAAAGAAATCATCCTACTGCAAGATTCAGTTTTAATGAGGACACACTTCCGGAAGATCTGATCGGTTCTTATCGATTGCTTCTGGATGGAAAAGGTTTCGCTTGGGGAGATGGTCCCTTAACTTCAGCGGTCAGAAGCGGGGCAAGTTTTGTGGCGGACGAGATGAACCTTTGTCCACCTCATATCATCAAACGTTTTTCTACTGTGTATGAATCCAACTATTTGGAACTGATCGAAGGTGATGGATCTCGTATCCATGGTGCAGAAGGTTTTAATTTTATAGGAACTCAAAATCCTTCGGAAGGATTCGAGGGACGTAAACCTCTTCCTTTCGATATTACTAGATATTACTCTACCGTATTTATAGATCCGCATACTCCGGACGAAATTTTGTTCATATTAGGAAAATTGTATCCGAACATGAACGCAGATATTCTTAAATCTTGTATCCGTGTTTCCTTGGAGACAGAGTCCAAAGTTGTTTCAGGTACATTAGGAAAAGGTGATCTTGAAAAATATCACTTCAATATCCGGAATCTTAAAAAACTTTGCAATCGTATCTTAGCTTTAAAGGCGGACCAGCCAGAGCTTAGATTCAGAGAACTTTGGAATTTTTACGTAGAGCCATTCCGTAAGGAAGAAGACCGGAATTCCCAAATTGAACTTCTACTTAAAGAAACTGGATTAAAATCCAAGCCGAATCTTCCAGAGCCCAAATTCGAAGTGCATAAGAGCTCCTTATTCTGCAACGATAAGGAAATCCATATAACCAACGAAAAAACGGCAAAAGAGATACTTTCTTCCATTCCAATGCCTTTAAAACTAAGGGAGTTTGCGGAGAAGGTCTACTCAGCAGTTCAATTCAAAGAAAATGTTCTGATAGAATATTCTGAAGAGCAAGATCCTCAGCTGATTCTACCATTATTTACGGAGATCAGCGGAGTTCCTTTGGAAGCTGTACATCTTTGTAAAGGGATCCATACTGCGGATATCATAGGCGCCTTAAAACCGATCGTAGGTTCCCAAGTAGGTTGGGTAGACGGTCCTCTTACAAAAGGGATTAGAGAAGGCGGGAATATCCTGATCACAAACCTAGAAGCAGCAGGCGCAGAACTAGTAGAAAAATTGAATATGCTTACGGATGATGCTAGGGCACTCGTTCTTCCTCCGGAAAGTTCAGAAGATAAACCTCTTTCTTTGAAGGAAGACTCTCGCATATTCGCGTTGAAATTATTCAGAAAAACTAAATCTACTCCTACGATCTCCAGAGCATTCCGTAACAGGTTCACTTCTGTACTATTCCCTGAACTGGAAGACAATGCAACATTACAAGAGATCCTAAACTTTTATCTGCCAGAAGGTGACCTTGTTTCTAAAATGGCGGAGTTTCATACTAAAATTAAGGATCTTTCTAAAAAGAGAACGATCGGTTCTGCGAATTTGATGCCTTATACATTCGGACTTTCTAATCTTTTACAATGGAAGGACCATATCCTGCGTTATGCCGAAGAGTCTCTTGGAAAAGATGGACTTAGAGAGATCGCAGTTCGAGGCGGAAGGATAGCATACACCAATCAGGTTTCCGATCCTGGAGAAAGAAAAGAATTGGAGAGAATTTTAGAATTCTCCTTATCAGGTATCGAGATCGTATCGGACTTCTTCCAAACCTTGGAGGATAAGAAAAAAAAAACTCTGACCCCTTCTACCGAAATCGAAAAGAAACGTTGGTGGGATCCGGAATTACATAAAAGGGAACCTATCACCGGAAAGGCAGAACTCAAAAATTCAGGAAGAGAATTAAGGGAAGGCCTGGAGATCAATACACCCGAAACAGGCGGCCAAAGAAAAGAAGGGCCCGACGCCTGGTACGGACAAGAGACCAGAGGAAACATGGGCCAAGGTGAGCCTGCAGGCGGAGGCGGAGCCTGGGGTTATCGCACTGAAGAATTATACAAAGCATTCTTAGCAAAACGTAGAATACTTTGGGAATACACCATCCAAACCAGCATCAAAGAATTTAAGGAAGTTTTCGGACGCAGTTTGGAAGAAGTGGAACTGAACCTCGAAAGACTTTTTGATCCGGAGATTGATATCAACCGGATGTATCGAAGCGAAGGTTCTCGTATCGACACCAGAAAATATATTTCTTTTCTATCCGGAAAAGGGGACTCTAAAGTATTCGATAAGACAACCATAGATAAAGACGAAGAAAAACTGAAAGGTGTAGAAGTCGCCTTCTTAGTTTCCAAGTCCCGTAGGATCTTTAACTTCGAATATTCTGTGGCTACATTATCGGCCATGCTTTCCAGCGCTCATATTCTGGATGAACATGATGTAAACTTCTCCGTAACGGCTTATTCGGATAGAATGAACCGAAAAGACAGGATCGACCTAGTCCAAGTGAAACGAATGGACGAATACTTCGATTCCAAAAAGGAAGAAGAAATGTTCGATTCCCTCCGTTCCGACTGGCAAGGGGACGCGATTGAAGAATACCAGCTCTTGGAACAGATAGAATCCTACTTTTCCCCGGAGGCACAGACGAAAATACTGGTAATGATTTCGGACTTTAGGGGACAAAGGGGCAAAACGGAGATCGAACAGGAGATCCAGTCCCGGGACAATAAACGCCTTAAGGCTGAGATCCTAAAACATTCGAATAAAAATTACGTGTTTTTGGGTGTGGGATTGGGGCGCAGATATATTGCGGAGCATTTATTTCCGGATTCTATCCAAATCACTTCCGAAAACTTTTATAATATGCCGAATTTGATCGGAGCAGAACTGGGAAGATTGATCCTGACTCACCATTCTTCCCGATAA
- a CDS encoding MFS transporter, with protein sequence MLKVSAKKGSSSLGVDTFPWITLSFIFLAMLPVTMIVPVYKEIIKDRLGGTGYGVAWFQSSAMLGSFLFSPLAGWLSDKLGTRKKLIGTFAILDALLLALLPFMPNISSLFVLRFLEGGAHIFVIGLLLTCISDREKDQTSSFYNKGILFGLGGTLLTLGGGVGQSLGFLGNKNPILPFFVGGFILLILGIFSFFFIEEGNLKKLEWEGWQKTKTALSLSPLLLVPIAFHFVDRFTVGYFLSSLNLHLREHLGFSPGQVGGLFGVMFLLMSVLSLPAALLSRRWNSISLVWIGSFIYGISQASTGFLNTSAGLYLSMIACGIGAGIMYVPAMRLASSLAPDGFNAVVMTVFTGLGSLGFLLGPLVSVSVQDRFSHIYDKTASLEFTGILYGALEVFLVLSTLPLLSKILEKEKRLD encoded by the coding sequence TTGTTAAAAGTATCTGCTAAAAAAGGATCCTCCTCCTTGGGAGTGGATACTTTTCCATGGATCACATTATCCTTCATCTTTTTGGCTATGCTTCCGGTTACGATGATTGTGCCGGTATATAAAGAAATTATAAAAGATAGATTGGGTGGAACCGGATACGGAGTAGCCTGGTTCCAAAGTTCCGCGATGCTTGGCTCTTTTTTATTTTCCCCTTTAGCGGGATGGCTATCGGATAAACTAGGGACTAGAAAAAAATTAATCGGAACTTTTGCTATATTGGATGCACTCTTATTAGCCCTTCTCCCGTTTATGCCAAATATCTCTTCACTTTTTGTTTTGAGATTTTTGGAGGGAGGGGCTCATATTTTTGTAATAGGTTTGCTTCTCACCTGTATTTCCGATCGCGAAAAAGACCAAACATCTAGTTTTTATAATAAAGGAATTTTATTCGGATTAGGAGGAACACTTCTCACATTAGGAGGAGGTGTAGGCCAATCTCTTGGATTTTTAGGGAATAAAAACCCTATTCTCCCCTTCTTCGTGGGCGGTTTCATTCTTTTGATTTTAGGAATTTTTTCCTTCTTCTTTATAGAAGAAGGAAATCTGAAAAAATTAGAATGGGAAGGTTGGCAAAAAACAAAAACTGCCCTATCACTTTCCCCCTTATTACTCGTTCCGATCGCATTCCATTTTGTAGATCGGTTCACTGTAGGATATTTTTTAAGCTCCTTAAATTTGCATTTGAGGGAGCACCTCGGATTTTCCCCAGGACAAGTCGGAGGACTTTTCGGAGTCATGTTTCTATTGATGAGTGTGTTATCGCTTCCTGCTGCACTTCTTTCCAGAAGATGGAATTCTATCTCTTTGGTTTGGATCGGTTCTTTCATTTATGGGATTTCCCAAGCAAGCACAGGTTTTTTGAACACTTCTGCCGGATTGTATTTGTCCATGATCGCTTGTGGGATAGGTGCTGGGATCATGTATGTTCCTGCGATGAGACTTGCTTCTTCTCTTGCACCCGACGGCTTTAACGCAGTGGTCATGACTGTATTTACCGGACTCGGTTCCTTGGGATTTCTTTTGGGACCTCTGGTTTCCGTTTCCGTCCAAGACAGATTCAGTCACATATACGACAAAACTGCGAGCCTGGAATTCACAGGGATTTTGTATGGTGCCTTGGAAGTTTTCCTAGTCTTAAGCACCCTTCCCCTATTATCTAAAATTTTAGAAAAAGAAAAAAGACTTGATTAA
- a CDS encoding EAL domain-containing protein, translating into MEAVEIETEIIPFFQPILSVEDGRIFAHEVLARKKSIDGIVSAGYLFSAETGLSDSELGELEEGLWRKALEKLKIHPDQSKLFLNISPNRLYRELENERIDSFRLLRLTREYGIEPTRIILEVTEEEFSGSLDSLRIAVDLLRAYGFKIALDDLGSEASGIERVGLLRPDFLKLDLRLIRASSRSPSVRKVLEHIRDIAFSLGASVLYEGLETQEELYFALEGGARFLQGFLLLKPGAELSTGKEPSLSIKEMVKFFHQKKMEALRQELNFENKIRLTLGELLNPFPVLKIANRYMIDAYTVFQSSKEIHRVYITDSKGTQLSPYYMRTGEDSFRETSHGIGKNWSYLPYFYRQLRDSMRKPDDWGMSERYFDSDAVKDLIVFSREVESGAYVFLDVTAPRLY; encoded by the coding sequence ATGGAGGCAGTAGAAATTGAAACAGAAATTATCCCATTCTTCCAACCGATCCTATCCGTTGAAGACGGACGAATTTTTGCTCACGAAGTTTTAGCACGTAAAAAGAGTATTGATGGTATCGTTTCTGCTGGTTATTTATTCTCCGCGGAGACAGGTCTTTCCGATTCTGAATTGGGAGAATTGGAAGAAGGTCTCTGGAGAAAAGCATTAGAAAAACTTAAAATTCATCCGGACCAATCCAAATTATTCCTGAATATTTCTCCAAATCGTCTTTATAGGGAATTGGAGAATGAAAGGATAGATTCTTTTAGATTATTACGTTTAACCAGAGAGTATGGGATAGAACCGACCCGTATTATTTTAGAGGTTACTGAAGAGGAATTTTCCGGAAGCCTGGATTCCTTAAGAATAGCAGTGGACCTTCTCCGCGCATATGGATTTAAAATCGCATTGGACGATTTAGGATCGGAGGCCTCAGGGATAGAAAGAGTGGGACTTCTCCGCCCTGACTTTTTAAAATTAGACCTCAGATTGATCAGAGCTTCTTCTCGTTCTCCTTCGGTCAGAAAAGTATTGGAACATATTCGCGATATCGCCTTCTCCTTAGGCGCTTCCGTTTTGTATGAAGGTTTAGAAACCCAAGAAGAATTGTATTTTGCATTAGAAGGCGGAGCAAGATTTCTACAGGGATTTTTGCTCTTGAAACCTGGAGCAGAACTTTCCACCGGCAAGGAGCCTTCTTTATCCATCAAAGAAATGGTGAAATTTTTTCATCAGAAAAAAATGGAAGCTCTTCGCCAAGAGCTGAATTTCGAAAATAAGATCAGACTGACTTTAGGGGAGCTTCTGAATCCTTTCCCTGTATTAAAAATAGCTAATAGATATATGATTGACGCTTATACTGTTTTCCAATCTTCCAAAGAGATCCATAGGGTCTATATCACCGATTCTAAAGGAACTCAATTGTCTCCCTACTATATGAGGACAGGAGAGGATTCTTTTAGGGAAACAAGTCATGGGATCGGTAAAAATTGGTCTTACCTTCCGTATTTCTATAGGCAGCTTAGAGATTCTATGAGAAAGCCAGATGATTGGGGAATGAGCGAGCGTTACTTCGATAGCGACGCAGTAAAGGATTTGATCGTTTTTAGCAGAGAAGTAGAATCCGGTGCCTATGTGTTTTTGGACGTGACCGCCCCTCGACTGTATTAA
- the smpB gene encoding SsrA-binding protein, translated as MATKKEKDNSPQPLVNKKAKFNFELISFIEAGIVLSGSEVKSLREKKANLTDAFAKIKNGEVYLDGFSINPYKNGGYANHPDIRPRKLLLNRKEIDKLDKQIKEKGLVLVATKVYFKDNRWAKVELALGKPKKLYDKREDMKKSDAKLEIARAMKAKNYS; from the coding sequence ATGGCCACGAAAAAGGAAAAAGACAACAGCCCTCAACCTCTGGTAAATAAAAAAGCCAAGTTTAACTTCGAGTTGATCTCATTCATCGAAGCGGGGATTGTATTATCCGGATCTGAAGTCAAAAGTCTCCGAGAAAAAAAAGCAAACCTTACAGATGCATTTGCAAAGATAAAGAACGGAGAAGTTTACCTGGATGGTTTTTCCATCAATCCATACAAAAACGGAGGATATGCAAATCATCCGGATATTAGACCTCGTAAACTTCTGCTGAATAGAAAAGAGATAGATAAGTTAGATAAACAGATCAAAGAAAAGGGATTGGTGCTCGTCGCGACTAAAGTATATTTTAAAGACAACCGTTGGGCTAAGGTAGAGCTAGCATTAGGAAAACCTAAAAAACTCTACGACAAACGGGAAGATATGAAAAAAAGCGACGCAAAACTGGAAATCGCGAGAGCGATGAAGGCCAAGAATTACTCTTAA